A window from Megalops cyprinoides isolate fMegCyp1 chromosome 8, fMegCyp1.pri, whole genome shotgun sequence encodes these proteins:
- the cog8 gene encoding conserved oligomeric Golgi complex subunit 8, translating to MAAVDVEDESILASIFKDSFPDNWRDNPDFAAYLTELSSYGVEKLNREPEKLAEERAQIQQQTRELAFSNYKTFIRTADCTEEIYRDFGRVESSVSKLLDKLPSFGEKCRGFVKKAEDIGVSRRMNSLTLNRHTEILEILEIPQLMDTCVRNGYYEEALELAAYVKRLEKKHSSIPVIQGIIHEVRQSAQLMLNQLLQQLRSNAQLPVCLRVIGYLRRMDVFTEAELRVKFLQARGSWLRSILAAIPEDDPYLHITKTIEACRVHLFDVITQYRAIFSDEDPLLPPGGQTVNESAIFHGWVVQKVAEFLETLDRDLQCGVGGRLDSLLGQCMYFGLSFSRVGADFRGQLAPMFQRVALATFHTAVQEAVDKFQEDMNLFTLISLPTMLGSTLPPVAPSTQPGSLQPPMSLLDFPPLACFLNNILTAFNDLRLCCPIALAQDVAKCLEDALMKVTKLILAFHRAEETAFSSRERELFVQFSCTFAEDMVPFLNRCLQVLFPPAQLAVILGVPPTQVHKYGSLGCIDVNVVLEPLDFVLPKRETVHPQADPSAQLMSLIASDPSVGLEPEPLPKKELLETPLAPPSSGDKGTGAGTAPQDEVKGDEADTSPQTVNTSSE from the exons ATGGCAGCGGTGGACGTGGAAGATGAGAGCATTCTTGCTTCAATTTTCAAGGACAGCTTCCCTGACAATTGGAGAGACAACCCAGACTTTGCAGCTTATTTGACAGAACTCAGCTCGTATGGCGTGGAGAAGCTGAATCGGGAGCCGGAGAAGTTAGCGGAGGAGCGGGCTCAGATACAGCAACAGACTCGGGAGCTGGCCTTCTCCAACTACAAAACCTTCATCCGCACAGCAGACTGCACTGAGGAGATATATCGAGATTTCGGTCGTGTTGAGAGCAGCGTTTCTAAATTACTTGACAAGTTGCCTAGCTTCGGGGAAAAATGCAG GGGTTTTGTGAAGAAGGCAGAGGACATTGGCGTCAGTCGGCGCATGAACAGCCTGACGCTGAATCGCCACACCGAAATCCTGGAGATTCTGGAGATTCCCCAGCTCATGGACACCTGTGTCCGCAACGGCTACTACGAAGAGGCTTTAGAGCTAGCAGCCTACGTCAAGAGGCTGGAGAAGAAGCACTCCTCCATACCTGTCATCCAG GGTATCATACATGAAGTGCGCCAGTCTGCACAGCTCATGCTGAACCAACTGCTTCAGCAGCTTCGCAGCAATGCCCAGCTGCCAGTATGCCTGCGTGTGATTGGCTACCTGCGGAGAATGGACGTGTTCACGGAGGCTGAGCTGCGGGTGAAGTTCCTGCAGGCACGGGGAAGCTGGCTGCGCTCAATCTTAGCTGCCATCCCGGAGGATGATCCCTACCTCCACATCACCAAGACCATCGAGGCCTGCCGGGTGCACCTGTTTGATGTGATCACCCAGTACCGTGCCATTTTCTCAGATGAGGACCCCCTGCTTCCCCCTGGGGGACAGACTGTGAATGAAAGCGCTATCTTCCATGGCTGGGTGGTACAGAAGGTGGCAGAGTTCTTGGAGACTCTAGACAGAGACCTGCAGTGTGGGGTGGGTGGCCGCCtggactccctgctggggcagtgTATGTACTTTGGCCTGTCTTTCAGTCGTGTGGGGGCAGACTTCCGTGGACAGCTGGCCCCCATGTTCCAGCGGGTTGCTTTGGCCACTTTCCACACTGCAGTACAGGAAGCTGTAGACAAGTTCCAGGAGGACATGAATCTTTTCACACTCATCTCTCTTCCCACCATGCTGGGCAGCACCCTCCCGCCTGTGGCACCCAGCACCCAGCCTGGCTCTCTCCAGCCCCCCATGTCACTCCTGGACTTTCCCCCACTAGCCTGTTTCCTCAACAACATCCTGACTGCCTTCAATGACCTGCGGCTGTGCTGCCCAATTGCCCTGGCCCAGGATGTTGCCAAATGCCTGGAAGATGCCCTCATGAAG GTGACTAAGCTCATCCTAGCATTCCACAGAGCTGAAGAGACTGCGTTTAGCAGCCGGGAGCGGGAACTATTTGTCCAGTTCAGCTGCACCTTCGCTGAGGACATGGTGCCTTTCCTTAACCGCTGCCTGCAGGTCCTCTTCCCCCCCGCTCAGCTCGCAGTCATACTGG GTGTTCCTCCAACACAAGTCCACAAGTATGGGAGCCTGGGCTGCATTGATGTGAATGTAGTGCTGGAGCCTCTGGACTTTGTGCTACCCAAGAGGGAGACAGTCCACCCACAGGCGGATCCCAGTGCTCAGCTGATGAGCCTTATAGCCAGCGACCCCTCGGTCGGACTTGAACCTGAGCCGTTACCAAAAAAGGAACTCTTAGAGACCCCTCTGGCTCCTCCCTCCAGTGGGGACaaaggaacaggagcaggaacAGCACCCCAGGATGAGGTCAAAGGGGACGAGGCTGATACATCACCGCAGACTGTAAACACTAGTTCAGAATGA
- the nob1 gene encoding RNA-binding protein NOB1, whose amino-acid sequence MAATMVEHVVADAGAFLKKAPLQEFGKNIYTVKEVVDEIRDKQTRRSLAFLPFKLNFKEPFPEHVRFVTEFSKKTGDYPSLSATDIKVLALTYQLETENVGTGHLKKEPEVKVNICSTQRHPEAPVNVAGFHLPTKKPPERPGTGKTDPSFSQSSLAPESAEFNSFQFWRNPLPSIEADLLELLNAETVSTTDSPGEVAEKLQSVCLSIEGKDGSSQPARDSCEDGSASDEETGEEEEDDDDDDDDDEDEDDDGGGWITPSNIKQVQLDVGNWESPANVKVGCLTTDFAMQNVLIQIGLHVLSVNGMLIKQSRNYILRCHACFKTTTNMTKVFCPNCGNKTLKKIAVTVKEDGSLQMHFSKNPKVLNPKGMRFTLPKPQGGKHGNNPHLVEDQRFPQQRLSRKARQKTDVFNPDYIAGGSPFVENDIYSKAASLQLRDTHIGGGRRRANPNAARKKFVKRK is encoded by the exons ATGGCTGCTACCATGGTGGAACATGTTGTTGCTGATGCTGGAGCCTTTTTGAAAAAGGCACCATTGCAG GAATTTGGAAAGAATATATACACCGTGAAGGAGGTTGTGGATGAAATCCGGGACAAACAGACAAGGAGGAGTCTAGCATTTCTACCGTTTAAGCTCAATTTCAAGGAGCCCTTCCCAGAGCACGTACGATTTG TGACTGAGTTCTCCAAAAAGACAGGAGACTACCCCAGCCTGTCAGCCACAGACATAAAGGTCTTGGCTTTAACTTATCAGctggaaacagaaaatgtgggAACTGGTCACCTAAAGAAAGAGCCTGAGGTTAAA GTCAACATTTGTAGCACACAGCGACATCCTGAGGCCCCAGTCAACGTTGCTGGGTTCCACCTGCCAACAAAG AAACCACCAGAGAGGCCAGGTACAGGCAAGACAGACCCTTCCTTCTCACAGAGCTCCCTGGCCCCTGAGAGTGCAGAATTCAACAGCTTCCAGTTCTGGAGGAATCCTCTGCCCAGTATAGAGGCTGACTTGCTGGAACTATTG AATGCAGAAACAGTCTCAACAACAGATAGTCCTGGTGAAGTGGCTGAAAAGCTACAGTCAGTTTGCCTCTCCATTGAGGGGAAAGATGGATCTTCTCAGCCAGCCAGAGACTCATGTGAGGATGGCAGTGCCTCAGAtgaagagacaggagaggaagaagaggatgatgatgatgatgatgatgatgatgaagatgaagatgatgatggtggtggctGGATCACTCCCAGTAACATCAAACAGGTTCAGCTTGATGTGGGTAATTGGGAGTCTCCTGCCAATGTCAAAGTGGGCTGCCTGACCACAGACTTTGCTATGCAG AATGTACTGATTCAGATAGGACTCCATGTCCTCTCGGTGAATGGAATGCTCATCAAGCAATCCAGGAACTATATTCTGCGTTGCCATGCCTGTTTTAA GACCACTACAAACATGACCAAAGTGTTTTGCCCAAACTGTGGGAACAAGACACTGAAGAAGATCGCAGTGACCGTCAAAGAGGATGGCAGCCTGCAGATGCATTTCTCCAAGAACCCCAAAGTGCTGAACCCCAAAGGGATGAGG TTCACCTTGCCCAAGCCACAGGGGGGCAAACATGGCAACAACCCGCACCTGGTGGAGGATCAGAGGTTCCCTCAGCAGCGACTGTCACGCAAAGCCAGACAGAAGACCGATGTCTTTAATCCAGACTACATCGCTGGCGGGTCTCCCTTTGTAGAGAATGACATCTACAGCAAAGCTGCCAGCTTGCAGTTGCGGGATACCCACATCGGTGGGGGCAGACGCCGTGCCAATCCCAACGCTGCCCGCAAGAAGTTTGTCAAGAGAAAATGA